In Sphingomonas psychrotolerans, the following proteins share a genomic window:
- a CDS encoding CoA-binding protein → MPLTSDEDIRQLLEETRTIAMIGASDRPDRPSYGVMAYLQSRGYRVIPVNPQITGEHVHGEFVFRELSQIGEPIDMVDIFRRSIATGEAVDEAIAAGAKSVWLQIGVINEEAAARAEAAGLKVVMDRCPKIDIPRLGVPRVGGAH, encoded by the coding sequence ATGCCGCTGACCAGCGACGAAGACATACGCCAATTGCTCGAGGAGACGCGGACGATCGCGATGATCGGCGCGTCGGACCGGCCCGATCGGCCGAGCTATGGGGTGATGGCCTATCTCCAGAGCCGCGGTTACCGGGTGATCCCGGTCAATCCGCAGATCACCGGCGAGCATGTGCATGGCGAATTCGTCTTCCGTGAGCTCAGCCAGATCGGCGAACCGATCGACATGGTCGATATCTTCCGCCGCTCGATCGCGACGGGTGAGGCGGTCGACGAAGCGATCGCCGCGGGTGCGAAATCGGTGTGGCTGCAGATCGGCGTGATCAACGAAGAGGCTGCCGCGCGGGCCGAGGCGGCTGGGCTCAAGGTAGTGATGGACCGCTGTCCGAAGATCGACATCCCGCGGCTGGGCGTGCCGAGAGTGGGCGGCGCGCACTGA